A window from Branchiostoma lanceolatum isolate klBraLanc5 chromosome 9, klBraLanc5.hap2, whole genome shotgun sequence encodes these proteins:
- the LOC136441588 gene encoding glutamine synthetase-like produces the protein MVVCTAVFGILRSKGGVGGVRKVATRWLAVSAHRPYSVAVQVGQSSITEKTVLHKYMNLPQPDNKVQVSYVWIDGTGEALRYKTKTVNFEPSTPEELPQWSFDGSSTGQAHGHNSDRYLQPIAMFRDPFKLGKNKLVLCDVYDQDMQPAESNRRKSCMDAMVPVMHHDPWFGMEQEYTLLDVDGQPFGWPKRGFPGPQGPYYCGVGADRVFGRDIEEAHYRACLYAGIDISGTNAEVMPSQWEYQVGPTVGVALGDHMWMARFLLDRVAEDFGAVVSLHPKPVSGDWNGAGAHINFSTKEMRGEGGLKFITEACEKLAARHKHHIGRYGKNNELRLTGLHETSSMDRFSFGVADRSASVRIPRAVQDEGKGYLEDRRPGSNCDPYAVIEALVRTCLLDEVD, from the exons ATGGTTGTCTGTACAGCTGTTTTTGGGATCCTGAGATCTaagggtggggtggggggcgtgaGGAAGGTAGCAACAAGATGGCTCGCAGTATCTGCCCACAG ACCTTACAGTGTGGCGGTACAGGTTGGCCAGTCGTCTATAACAGAGAAGACCGTTCTACACAAGTACATGAATTTACCCCAGCCAGACAACAAAGTCCAGGTGTCTTACGTGTGGATAGACGGTACAGGAGAGGCACTCAGGTACAAGACTAAGACGGTTAACTTCGAGCCCAGCACTCCTGAAG AACTTCCACAGTGGAGTTTTGACGGGTCGAGCACAGGGCAGGCGCATGGGCACAACAGTGACAGATACCTCCAGCCCATCGCCATGTTCAGAGATCCGTTCAAACTCGGGAAGAACAAACTGGTACTGTGTGACGTGTATGATCAGGACATGCAACCCGCAG AGAGTAACAGAAGAAAGTCGTGTATGGACGCTATGGTTCCCGTGATGCACCACGATCCGTGGTTCGGGATGGAGCAGGAGTACACCTTACTGGACGTGGACGGACAACCCTTCGGCTGGCCTAAACGGGGCTTCCCCGGCCCGCAAG GTCCGTACTACTGTGGTGTGGGTGCAGACCGTGTGTTCGGGCGGGACATAGAAGAGGCGCACTACCGGGCCTGCCTGTACGCAGGCATCGACATCTCAGGAACAAACGCCGAAGTCATGCCCTCACAG TGGGAGTACCAGGTCGGCCCGACTGTCGGGGTGGCCCTGGGGGACCACATGTGGATGGCGAGGTTCTTGCTGGACCGGGTAGCGGAGGACTTCGGCGCGGTGGTCAGTCTCCACCCTAAACCCGTGTCGGGCGACTGGAACGGCGCAGGCGCACACatcaacttcagtaccaaggagatgAGAGGGGAGGGCGGCCTGAA ATTCATAACAGAGGCTTGTGAGAAGCTGGCGGCTCGTCACAAACACCACATCGGGAGATACGGCAAGAACAACGAGCTGCGTCTCACGGGTCTGCACGAGACGTCCAGCATGGACCGCTTTTCGTTCGGCGTGGCAGACAGGAGCGCCAGCGTGCG GATACCGAGAGCCGTGCAGGACGAGGGGAAGGGTTATCTGGAAGACCGCAGACCGGGGTCTAACTGTGACCCGTACGCCGTCATAGAGGCGCTGGTCCGGACCTGTCTGCTGGATGAAGTGGACTAG
- the LOC136441163 gene encoding glutamine synthetase-like: MALSLTPSAATDKSVLDRYMKLDQGDRVQAMYVWIDGSGEGLRGKTRTLETEPKDIKELPTWNFDGSSTGQAEGSNSDMYLKPVAMFRDPFRLGKNKLVLCEVFKYDWRPAETNHRLKCNEAMQASVDSHPWYGIEQEYTLLDHDGHPFGWPKQGFPGPQGPYYCGVGANKVYGRDIVEAHYRACLYAGVKIAGSNAEVMPAQWEFQVGPCEGIDMGDHLWMARYILHRVAEDFGVIVTFDPKPMVGDWNGAGAHTNFSTLGMRNAGGIKDIEEAIERLSHRHAYHIAMYDPKQGADNARRLTGLHETSSIHDFSAGVANRGASIRIPRHVGEDGCGYLEDRRPSSNCDPYLVTEAIVRTVVLGETEKK; this comes from the exons ATGGCTTTATCACTGACACCTTCAGCCGCCACCGATAAGTCGGTCCTTGACCGGTACATGAAGCTTGACCAGGGCGACCGGGTTCAGGCCATGTACGTGTGGATCGACGGCAGTGGCGAAGGACTGCGTGGGAAAACAAGAACACTGGAAACAGAGCCCAAAGATATCAAAG AACTGCCAACCTGGAACTTTGATGGGTCCAGCACAGGACAGGCTGAGGGTTCTAACAGCGACATGTACCTGAAGCCTGTAGCCATGTTCAGAGATCCCTTCCGTCTGGGGAAGAACAAGCTTGTCTTGTGTGAGGTCTTCAAGTATGACTGGAGGCCAGCCGAGACCAACCACCGCCTGAAGTGTAACGAGGCCATGCAGGCGTCGGTAGACTCCCACCCGTGGTACGGTATCGAGCAGGAGTACACCCTCCTGGACCACGATGGACACCCCTTTGGCTGGCCCAAGCAGGGATTCCCTGGACCCCAGG GACCCTACTACTGTGGTGTTGGTGCCAACAAGGTGTACGGTCGTGACATCGTGGAGGCACACTACCGCGCCTGCCTGTACGCCGGAGTCAAGATCGCTGGCAGCAACGCTGAGGTCATGCCTGCTCAG TGGGAGTTCCAAGTTGGGCCGTGTGAGGGGATTGACATGGGCGACCACCTGTGGATGGCTCGTTACATCCTGCACCGTGTGGCAGAGGACTTCGGCGTCATCGTCACCTTCGACCCCAAGCCCATGGTGGGAGACTGGAATGGTGCCGGTGCCCACACCAACTTCTCAACACTCGGCATGAGGAACGCTGGCGGCATCAA GGACATTGAAGAGGCCATCGAGAGATTGTCCCACAGACATGCGTACCACATTGCCATGTACGACCCCAAGCAGGGTGCCGACAACGCTCGCCGTCTGACCGGTCTGCACGAGACCTCCAGCATCCACGATTTCTCCGCCGGCGTGGCCAACCGCGGCGCCAGCATCAGAATACCTCGCCACGTGGGTGAGGACGGCTGTGGATACCTGGAGGACCGCCGCCCCTCGTCCAACTGTGACCCGTACCTCGTAACAGAAGCGATTGTGCGTACAGTTGTTCTGGGGGAGACCGAGAAGAAGTAA